A single Marinobacter sp. es.042 DNA region contains:
- a CDS encoding DMT family transporter has translation MPISVHYGLTVLIWGLTWTAIRLQVEAAPVDLSVFYRFVMASAVALLVVALVRRLEKLTLKQHGWLVLQGATLYSINFLLIYRAAESMTSGLLAVVFSLAALFNALNGWLWLRLRPTARLYPAISLGITGVALLFWHDLQLGNATATSILFAIAGTFWFSMGNLVSIKVRMSKVPLFLANAWAMVYGAVILGIWCLVQGVEWVVPTAATFWGATVFLAVPGSIIAFYCYITVIQTLGADKAGYATVLFPVVALSVSTWLEGFEWTATAVLGASLALLGNYVLFRSAKA, from the coding sequence ATGCCCATCTCTGTTCACTATGGTTTGACGGTACTGATCTGGGGGCTCACCTGGACAGCGATTCGTTTGCAGGTTGAAGCGGCGCCTGTCGATCTATCCGTTTTCTACCGATTCGTCATGGCCTCTGCCGTCGCATTGCTGGTGGTAGCTCTGGTGCGCAGGCTGGAAAAACTGACCCTCAAACAGCACGGTTGGCTGGTGCTGCAGGGGGCAACCCTGTACAGCATCAACTTCCTGCTGATTTATCGTGCGGCTGAATCCATGACAAGCGGTTTGCTGGCGGTGGTGTTTTCTTTGGCCGCTCTGTTTAACGCCCTGAATGGCTGGCTCTGGTTGCGCCTGAGACCGACTGCCCGGCTCTATCCGGCAATTTCTCTGGGTATTACGGGCGTGGCCCTTCTGTTCTGGCATGATCTGCAGCTTGGCAATGCCACGGCGACCAGCATTCTGTTCGCAATTGCCGGAACCTTCTGGTTTTCCATGGGTAACCTGGTCAGCATCAAGGTGCGGATGTCAAAGGTGCCGCTCTTCCTGGCAAACGCGTGGGCCATGGTTTACGGCGCGGTGATTCTTGGCATCTGGTGCCTGGTTCAGGGTGTGGAATGGGTGGTTCCCACTGCGGCGACATTCTGGGGGGCAACCGTCTTCCTGGCGGTGCCCGGCTCCATCATTGCCTTTTATTGCTACATCACCGTTATCCAGACTCTCGGGGCCGACAAGGCCGGCTACGCCACCGTGCTCTTCCCGGTGGTGGCCCTGAGTGTGTCGACCTGGCTCGAGGGTTTTGAATGGACAGCAACCGCGGTGCTGGGCGCATCCCTGGCCCTGCTGGGAAATTATGTTTTGTTTCGATCAGCCAAAGCATAA
- a CDS encoding nucleoside deaminase has translation MIYETEMKHLARCVELASMAVDSGNPPFGSVLVDETGAVRYEGHNETAGGDETRHPEFEIARWAAANMTPDERAASTVYTSGEHCPMCAAAHGWVGLGRIVYASSSEQLSTWLDELHVAPPPVATLPINQVVPGVPTEGPFPALADAVRELHQRYALADRNKT, from the coding sequence GTGATCTACGAAACTGAAATGAAACACCTTGCCCGCTGCGTAGAACTGGCTTCAATGGCCGTTGATAGCGGGAATCCGCCGTTTGGCTCTGTGCTGGTGGATGAGACCGGTGCCGTCAGATACGAAGGACACAACGAAACCGCCGGCGGTGATGAGACTCGCCACCCGGAGTTCGAAATAGCCCGTTGGGCGGCTGCCAACATGACCCCGGACGAGCGAGCAGCTTCAACGGTCTATACCTCTGGCGAACACTGCCCGATGTGTGCGGCTGCCCATGGTTGGGTGGGGCTCGGCCGCATCGTCTACGCAAGCTCTTCAGAGCAGCTTTCAACCTGGCTGGACGAACTGCACGTGGCGCCACCGCCCGTTGCAACCCTGCCAATCAACCAGGTGGTTCCGGGCGTTCCCACCGAGGGCCCCTTCCCCGCGCTGGCAGACGCAGTGCGCGAGCTACACCAGCGTTATGCTTTGGCTGATCGAAACAAAACATAA